Within the Thermodesulfobacteriota bacterium genome, the region GCTTTTACCCGCTATGCGCGACTTTAGAACGATTACATTCGTATGCCTTATTGTCGTCTCCGTTGCCTCCATACTCCGTGAGTCCGAGGCGGGGATATCGGACAAGACGTTCCGTAAAGACCTGCCCGTGGAGGTTACCGCCGACTCGGTGAACTACGACAGGACACGGCAGACCTACTTCGCAGAGGGCAACGTCGTGGTCGTCCAGGGCACGATGGTCCTCATGGCGGACGAAGTTACGCTGGACATGGCCTCCGGCACTGCGAAGGCCTCGGGGAACGTCGAGCTTACCGACGAAGACGGGGACTGGCTCAAGGGCGAGAGCCTCGAGCTGGACATGGACGAGGACACGGCCGTAGCCGTAAACGGGAGGCTCTTCTTAAAGGATACGAACCTCCATATAGACGGCGAGGCGCTGAAGAAGACGGGTCCCAAGAGCTACGAGTTCGAGAAGGCCGTCTATACCACCTGCGACTGCGAGCCGGGGGAGACCCCGGCATGGAGCTTCTATACCGAGACGGCAAAGGTCAAGATAGAGGGGTTCTTTACCGGCAGGCACGCCCGTTTTTACATAAAGGGCGTACCCATACTGTACTCCCCGTTTCTCGCCGCTCCGGCAAAGACCAAGAGGCAGACCGGTCTCCTCGTGCCCAGGATAGGCTCCTCCGACGTGGGCGGCTTTAAGTTCAACAACGCCTTTTTCTGGGCCGTCTCTCCGAGCCGGGACGTCACCTTTTACCTGGATACGGAGAGCAAGAGGGGGCTCGGCACGGGGTTCGAGTACCGCCAGGCCCGTTCAAAGCGGAGTCTTAGCGAGATATACATCTACCACTTCAGGGAGCGCGACATAGACCGGGTGAGGGAGTTCCGCGACGACGTGGATAACCTCATGCGCCCGCTCTCGGCCGAGGACGACCGCTGGCGCCTCAGGCTCCGCCACAGGGAGTGGTTCGGCAACGACTTCGTCTTCAAGGCGAACGTCGACATAGTAAGCGACGACGAGTACTTCATAGACTTCGCGGACGACTCCGCCGAGAGGGCGCTCGAAAGTCTCGAAAGCACCGTTTCGATAAGCAAGAGCTGGTCGCACTATAACCTGGTCGCCGAGGCGAGGGTATTCGATAACCTGTTCCTCGACCACGAATCCACCGTGCTTCAGAAACTCCCGGAGATAACCTTCACCTCCTCCAGGACGAAGGTCGGGGGCACCCCCCTCTATCTCTCGCTCGATTCGGTCTTTGTCAACTACCAGAGGGGGGAGGGCGTGGAGGGGCAGAGGCTGGACATAGTGCCGCGCCTGAGCCTGCCCATAAGGTCCTTCGGGTGGGAGTTTACCCCGTTCTTCGCCCCCCGGGCCACCTTATACCGGGTAGAAAACGACCCGATAAAAGACGACGACGAGCAC harbors:
- the lptD gene encoding LPS assembly protein LptD, whose translation is LLPAMRDFRTITFVCLIVVSVASILRESEAGISDKTFRKDLPVEVTADSVNYDRTRQTYFAEGNVVVVQGTMVLMADEVTLDMASGTAKASGNVELTDEDGDWLKGESLELDMDEDTAVAVNGRLFLKDTNLHIDGEALKKTGPKSYEFEKAVYTTCDCEPGETPAWSFYTETAKVKIEGFFTGRHARFYIKGVPILYSPFLAAPAKTKRQTGLLVPRIGSSDVGGFKFNNAFFWAVSPSRDVTFYLDTESKRGLGTGFEYRQARSKRSLSEIYIYHFRERDIDRVREFRDDVDNLMRPLSAEDDRWRLRLRHREWFGNDFVFKANVDIVSDDEYFIDFADDSAERALESLESTVSISKSWSHYNLVAEARVFDNLFLDHESTVLQKLPEITFTSSRTKVGGTPLYLSLDSVFVNYQRGEGVEGQRLDIVPRLSLPIRSFGWEFTPFFAPRATLYRVENDPIKDDDEHGRGLYEAGAELTTTFVRYFNSEWEGVKKFRQTIRPRFAYSYIPAYSQDRLPEFDTVDRIRARNSITYSLNMTLAGILRKSGRRHDFLYMDLSQSLDLREMSGHREVDPDRDRPFSDVTGEIIFRPNTFSRVAFKGRYDVYDRRPEHYDMSVHLRDRRGDRLDLSYRYRRDATDYLSARTLARLSRKVDVFYRTRYSFEDNKALETSVGLVYRHQCWSAELAYSDRLEEKLFLLTIDLNGLGRAFKSKGGFGGG